The window AGGCGGTAGGTGCGCCCGTCGTCGAGGATCTGGTCCCGGGCGAGCGCCAGCCCGCGGTCGACGCTCTGGCAGGCGGCGCACTGCACGGCGCCGCCGTCCGGGTCGATGACGGCGTGGTGCGGGCACGGCGTGCGCTCGGTGGCCCCCACCAGCAGGGCCCCGGTGCAGCGGCGCGGCCCGCCGATCAGCCAGCCGATCTCCGCCCCGGGCACCACCACCCGCTCGTGCACCCGGTGCCCGTGGACCGCACGGAGCACCGGCTGCCCGTCGCGCCAGTGCAGGCCGGTGGAGACCCACCCGCCGCCCGCCTGCTGCGGCACCTTCACGCTCACCCTCCCGTCACCGGCTCACCCGTCCGTCCATTCGTCCGAACCAGCGAGGCTACCCGCTCCCTCCGACAGTCCGCCCGTGCGCGCCGACGACGGCCCCCTCGGGGCGACCCGCCCCGGCGCCCGGGGCGGTGATCACCCGTACGCGTGGCATCCGGCCGGGCCCCGCCGTCGTTGCTCCGGGCATGAGCCATACGAACCCGCCCCGTGCCCTGCACGTCGTGTCCACTCCCCCCGAAGGCACCCCGCGGGCCGTGGAACTGACGCAGTCGTGGGACAGCAGCGCGGCGGAACGGGCCGCCGACGCGCTGGACGCGCTGCGCACCGTCGAGGTCCCCGTGGGCGCCGTGCGGGCCGCTCTGCTGATCCTGGCCGACCTCGTGCGGCGGCCCGGCGAGAGCGAGGAGATGCGGGCCGCCGCCCGGGACGTGTGCGCCGTCCTGGCCGGGCTCACCGACGCCCTCACGGCCTGACGGGGCTCCCCGGGGGCACCCGGGCACGGGCGACCGGGACCGCGCCACGGGGTACGGTCGGCGCCATGATCGACAGCGCCCACGGGCCGAACCCCGCCCCCGACCCGGCCCCCGGCCCGGTCACCGCCGACGACCTCGCGCTCGTCCTCCGGCTCGCCGCCGCCACCCTGCGCGGCGTGCCGGAGGACGCCGACTGGTCCCGGCCCGCCGGAACGCTCAGCTGGGACTGCTGGGCCACCGTCGAGCACCTGGCCGACGACCTGCTGGCCTACGCGGCCCAGCTCGGCCCCCAGGACCCGCCGCGGGACCGCTACGTGCCGTTCCGGTCGGTCCGGCTGTCCCCGGGCGCGCCGAACAGCTTCGTCTACGCGCAGCCCGAGAGCGGCGCGGACGGGCTGGTCCAGGTGCTGGAGGCGAGCGGCGCGCTGATGGTCGCGATGGCGCGCACCACCCCGCCGGACACCCGCGCCTACCACCCGTGGGGCCTCGCCGACCCGGCCGGGTTCACCGCGATGAGCCTGGTGGAGACGCTGGTCCACCTGCACGACGTCGCCGAGGGGCTCGGCCTCGCCTGGGAGCCTCCGGCGGACGTCTGCC of the Kitasatospora sp. NBC_01246 genome contains:
- a CDS encoding maleylpyruvate isomerase N-terminal domain-containing protein produces the protein MIDSAHGPNPAPDPAPGPVTADDLALVLRLAAATLRGVPEDADWSRPAGTLSWDCWATVEHLADDLLAYAAQLGPQDPPRDRYVPFRSVRLSPGAPNSFVYAQPESGADGLVQVLEASGALMVAMARTTPPDTRAYHPWGLADPAGFTAMSLVETLVHLHDVAEGLGLAWEPPADVCRRTLARLFPDVPAVGAAGPWPTLLWATGRGDLPGRPRRTDWRWDAAVRPGG